In Leisingera methylohalidivorans DSM 14336, a single genomic region encodes these proteins:
- a CDS encoding sigma-70 family RNA polymerase sigma factor: protein MSKAQPYSELTIWLLAVRDQRDRAAFGNLFDDLAPRLKGFVMRSGAAPALAEEIVQDVMLTIWRKAGLFDPHKAQAAAWIYQIARNRHIDIVRKENRPVPDELGEDPGLGADAGQILAMEQEAGHLKLAIEQLHPDQRDMIEKAYLGELTHQDISTQTGLPLGTVKSRIRLGLGRLRKELKGLR from the coding sequence GTGTCGAAGGCGCAACCTTATTCCGAGCTGACCATCTGGCTGCTTGCCGTGCGCGATCAGCGGGACCGGGCAGCCTTCGGCAATCTGTTCGACGATCTGGCGCCGCGCCTGAAAGGGTTTGTCATGCGGTCCGGAGCGGCGCCGGCGCTGGCCGAGGAAATCGTTCAGGACGTCATGCTGACCATCTGGCGAAAGGCGGGCCTGTTTGATCCGCATAAGGCGCAAGCGGCGGCCTGGATCTATCAGATCGCCCGCAACCGCCATATCGATATTGTCCGCAAGGAAAACCGTCCGGTGCCGGATGAACTGGGCGAAGACCCTGGGCTGGGCGCTGATGCCGGCCAGATCCTGGCGATGGAGCAGGAAGCCGGGCATCTGAAACTGGCCATCGAGCAGCTGCACCCCGATCAGAGGGACATGATCGAAAAGGCCTATCTCGGGGAATTGACCCATCAGGACATCAGCACCCAGACCGGCCTGCCGCTGGGAACCGTAAAATCGCGTATCCGCCTGGGACTTGGGCGGCTGCGCAAAGAGTTAAAAGGATTGCGCTGA
- a CDS encoding ChrR family anti-sigma-E factor, with amino-acid sequence MPAITHHIPDPMIAAYAGGSLPHAFSMVVASHLSCCRGCQAALGAHQSVGGALLERTEAAELSRGLKAGVMALLDAPPVPEPQYDAKGIYPGPVMQALKGAAPRWRTLGMGVKQTILFEGEGGSARLLYIPAGRAVPDHSHNGLELTLVLQGSFSDETGRFGVGDVEIGDEELEHTPVADAGEPCICLAATDAPLRFSAFMPRLLQPLFRI; translated from the coding sequence ATGCCGGCAATCACCCATCACATTCCCGACCCGATGATCGCCGCCTATGCGGGTGGCAGCCTGCCGCATGCGTTTTCCATGGTGGTGGCAAGCCATCTGTCCTGCTGCCGCGGCTGCCAGGCAGCGCTTGGCGCGCATCAAAGCGTGGGCGGTGCCCTGCTGGAGCGCACCGAGGCGGCAGAGCTGTCCCGCGGCCTGAAGGCCGGTGTCATGGCGCTGCTGGACGCGCCGCCGGTGCCGGAGCCGCAGTATGACGCCAAGGGGATCTATCCGGGGCCGGTGATGCAGGCTCTGAAGGGGGCCGCGCCGCGCTGGAGGACGCTGGGCATGGGCGTCAAGCAGACCATCCTGTTCGAAGGGGAGGGCGGGTCGGCCCGGCTGCTGTACATCCCGGCGGGCCGGGCGGTGCCGGATCACAGCCATAACGGACTGGAGCTGACGCTGGTGCTGCAGGGCAGTTTCAGCGACGAAACCGGACGTTTCGGGGTTGGCGACGTTGAGATCGGGGATGAGGAGCTGGAGCATACGCCGGTTGCGGATGCCGGGGAACCGTGCATTTGCCTGGCGGCCACCGATGCGCCGCTGCGGTTCAGCGCGTTCATGCCGCGGCTGCTGCAGCCGCTGTTCCGGATTTAG
- a CDS encoding SDR family NAD(P)-dependent oxidoreductase translates to MNSLHGKTIWLIGASHGLGRETARQLDALGARVILSARSAEALEQLADELTQARPAAVDVTDPQSVASAARLAGPVDAVIYNAGAYEPLRTQNWDTDAALRMIDVNFNGALRVLGQVVPGFVKSGRGEITLIGSLAGYRGLPAAIGYGASKAALISLAETMRHDLKGTGVTVRIINPGFIKTRLTEKNSFAMPQLMTPEQAAAHVVRALQSRRFRTDFPRPFSWAIKAFALLPDWLAYRGRQTGG, encoded by the coding sequence ATGAACAGCCTGCACGGCAAAACCATCTGGCTGATCGGGGCAAGCCACGGGCTGGGCCGCGAAACCGCCCGGCAGCTGGACGCCTTGGGTGCCCGGGTGATCCTCTCTGCCCGCTCGGCCGAAGCCCTGGAACAGCTCGCGGATGAGCTGACACAGGCCCGGCCGGCGGCGGTGGACGTCACCGATCCGCAGTCCGTCGCATCCGCCGCCCGGCTGGCCGGGCCGGTTGATGCCGTCATCTACAACGCCGGCGCCTATGAACCGTTGCGCACCCAGAACTGGGACACCGATGCGGCCCTCAGAATGATTGACGTCAATTTCAACGGTGCGCTGCGGGTTCTGGGGCAGGTCGTGCCCGGCTTTGTCAAATCCGGGCGCGGCGAGATAACGTTGATCGGCTCCCTGGCCGGATACCGCGGCCTGCCCGCCGCCATCGGCTACGGTGCCAGCAAAGCCGCGCTGATCAGCCTGGCGGAAACCATGCGCCATGATCTGAAAGGCACCGGCGTCACCGTCCGCATTATCAACCCCGGCTTTATCAAGACCCGGCTTACGGAGAAGAACAGCTTTGCGATGCCGCAGCTGATGACCCCGGAACAGGCCGCAGCGCATGTTGTGCGCGCCCTGCAATCGCGCCGCTTCAGAACCGATTTCCCGCGTCCCTTCTCCTGGGCCATCAAAGCCTTCGCCCTTCTGCCCGACTGGCTGGCCTATCGCGGCCGGCAGACCGGCGGCTGA
- a CDS encoding DUF1365 domain-containing protein, with protein sequence MIEHVAAQTFHARRGAVENAFRYGVDYILTDMTSGAPPLLSRNRFNLFSIHDRHHGGPRGNGRGAAWFREELLQRGFPLGRAQLLLLTQPSFLWFHFNPVSFWIAVRDGTPRAFIAEVNNTFGHRHCYFAAHPDFRPLQPEQVIEAQKLMHVSPFQQVAGRYQFSFEMTRRAFNIRIAYQNGSQGVLATLNGRRRPATTASLARAAIRRPFGALRVVALIYWQALRLWVKRAPFLRKPAPPKPLLSDSSTYSDRKA encoded by the coding sequence ATGATTGAACATGTCGCAGCTCAGACTTTTCATGCCCGGCGGGGCGCGGTGGAAAACGCCTTCCGCTATGGTGTCGACTATATCCTGACGGACATGACCAGCGGCGCTCCGCCCTTGCTGTCGCGCAACCGGTTCAATCTGTTTTCCATCCATGACCGCCACCATGGCGGGCCGCGCGGCAACGGGCGCGGCGCGGCCTGGTTCCGCGAGGAGTTGCTCCAGCGCGGTTTTCCCCTCGGCAGGGCGCAGCTGCTGTTACTGACCCAGCCCAGCTTTCTGTGGTTTCATTTCAATCCGGTCAGCTTTTGGATCGCGGTCAGGGACGGCACGCCGCGGGCCTTCATCGCCGAGGTGAACAACACCTTCGGACACCGGCACTGCTATTTCGCGGCGCACCCTGATTTCCGGCCCCTTCAGCCCGAACAGGTGATTGAAGCGCAAAAGCTCATGCATGTTTCCCCGTTTCAGCAAGTGGCCGGGCGTTACCAGTTCAGCTTTGAAATGACCCGCCGCGCCTTCAATATCCGGATCGCCTATCAAAACGGCAGCCAGGGCGTGCTGGCGACTTTGAACGGGCGGCGGCGGCCTGCAACCACCGCGTCCCTGGCCCGCGCCGCCATCCGCCGGCCTTTCGGGGCGCTGCGCGTGGTGGCGCTGATTTACTGGCAGGCCCTCAGGCTTTGGGTCAAACGCGCGCCGTTTCTCAGAAAACCCGCGCCGCCAAAGCCGCTGCTGTCAGACAGTTCCACCTATTCGGACCGCAAGGCATGA
- a CDS encoding NAD(P)/FAD-dependent oxidoreductase: MLDQTQGLRRKIAIAGGGISGLAAAYYLSSSHDVTLFEAAPRLGGHARTVLAGKHGDQPVDTGFIVFNYATYPYLTRLFRELDVPVMRSEMSFCASIDDGRLEYGLNSLRMLTAQKRNLIRPQFHRMIADILRFGRQAEAAAADDGKTIGELVAELGLGSWFRDHYLMPMCGAIWSTPVSDVDAFPARSLVQFFRNHALLAGAGRHQWWTVKGGSIEYVRRLETALIARGCCIRLNAPVQRAVRQAGGVSVQAQGQPPQRFDDIIFACHSDQALAILGDDARPEEAAALGAIRFQPNRAVLHCDEGQMPKRRRCWSSWAYRSQEGGVGITYWMNRLQNIPESDPLFVTLNPARPIPAAKIYDQVEFAHPVFDQAALQAQRQIRAMQGRSNTWFAGAYNRHGFHEDGIASAMRIVRMMNPLISHPDKGTDHGICRQGLAVGIPVGLRASA, from the coding sequence ATGCTGGATCAAACGCAGGGGCTCCGCCGCAAGATTGCAATCGCGGGGGGCGGCATTTCCGGGCTTGCTGCAGCATACTACCTGTCCTCCAGCCATGACGTGACTTTGTTCGAGGCAGCTCCGCGGCTGGGCGGGCATGCCCGGACCGTGCTGGCAGGGAAACACGGCGACCAGCCCGTGGACACGGGGTTCATCGTGTTCAATTATGCCACCTATCCGTATCTGACCCGGCTGTTCCGCGAACTGGACGTGCCGGTGATGAGAAGCGAGATGAGCTTTTGCGCCAGCATTGATGACGGGCGGCTGGAATACGGGCTGAACAGCCTGCGGATGCTGACCGCGCAGAAGCGCAATCTGATCCGGCCGCAGTTTCACAGGATGATCGCCGATATTCTGCGTTTTGGAAGACAGGCCGAGGCGGCCGCGGCGGACGACGGGAAAACCATCGGCGAGCTGGTCGCGGAGCTGGGCCTGGGCAGCTGGTTCCGCGACCATTACCTGATGCCGATGTGCGGTGCGATCTGGTCCACGCCCGTCAGCGATGTCGATGCCTTTCCGGCCCGGTCGCTGGTGCAGTTTTTCCGCAACCACGCGCTGCTGGCGGGGGCCGGCAGGCATCAATGGTGGACCGTCAAGGGCGGCAGCATCGAATATGTCCGCCGCCTGGAGACTGCGCTGATAGCGCGGGGCTGCTGCATCCGGCTGAATGCTCCGGTCCAGCGGGCGGTGCGGCAGGCGGGCGGCGTGTCCGTGCAGGCGCAGGGGCAGCCGCCTCAGAGGTTCGACGATATCATATTTGCCTGCCACTCCGATCAGGCGCTGGCCATTCTGGGGGATGATGCCCGGCCGGAAGAAGCGGCGGCGCTGGGGGCAATCCGCTTTCAGCCGAACCGGGCGGTTCTGCATTGCGACGAAGGGCAGATGCCCAAGCGGCGCAGGTGCTGGTCCAGCTGGGCCTACCGCAGCCAGGAGGGCGGCGTCGGCATCACCTATTGGATGAACCGGCTGCAGAACATTCCCGAAAGCGATCCGCTGTTTGTGACGCTGAACCCCGCCCGGCCGATTCCGGCAGCAAAGATCTATGATCAGGTGGAGTTTGCGCATCCGGTTTTCGACCAGGCGGCCCTGCAGGCGCAGCGGCAGATCCGGGCGATGCAGGGGCGCAGCAACACCTGGTTTGCCGGCGCCTACAATCGCCATGGTTTCCACGAAGACGGCATCGCCAGCGCCATGCGGATTGTCCGCATGATGAATCCGCTCATCTCTCACCCGGACAAAGGAACAGATCATGGCATTTGCAGACAAGGCCTTGCAGTCGGAATTCCTGTCGGCCTGCGCGCGTCTGCGTGA
- a CDS encoding SAM-dependent methyltransferase, protein MAFADKALQSEFLSACARLRDGRLTLRTPDGARYEFGDRGPGAEMQIHDWAAVSAMAAHGQVGLGEAYVQGLWDTPSVEGLTQLAMRNRAHLGSYDQASVLNRVKFRAVDTLLRANSRRGARKNIRAHYDVGNEFYQLWLDDGMTYSSGLFGADGDDLAQAQSRKNARILSRLGEGEQVLEIGCGWGGFAEQASAEGRHVTGVTISRNQHSYAECRLDGRANIQLRDYRDIDGRFGSIVSIEMIEAVGERYWPGYFAKLKTSLAEGGRVLLQAITVRDDFFQTYRTSSDYIRQYVFPGGMLLSDQVIAEQAESAGLQVADSFAFGQDYGKTCRIWAKRLAGQKRRIMALGYGEAFFRNWQYYLEICAASFAVGHTNVVQVELAHA, encoded by the coding sequence ATGGCATTTGCAGACAAGGCCTTGCAGTCGGAATTCCTGTCGGCCTGCGCGCGTCTGCGTGACGGCCGGCTGACATTGCGCACGCCGGATGGCGCGCGCTATGAGTTCGGGGATCGGGGCCCGGGGGCTGAAATGCAGATCCATGACTGGGCTGCGGTGTCGGCGATGGCGGCGCATGGCCAGGTCGGGCTGGGCGAGGCCTATGTGCAGGGCCTGTGGGACACGCCATCAGTCGAAGGGCTGACGCAACTGGCGATGCGCAACCGGGCGCATCTGGGCAGCTATGATCAGGCCAGCGTGCTGAACCGGGTCAAGTTCCGCGCCGTCGATACCCTCCTGCGGGCAAATTCCAGACGCGGTGCGCGCAAGAATATCCGCGCCCATTATGACGTGGGAAACGAGTTCTATCAGCTGTGGCTGGACGACGGCATGACCTATTCCTCGGGCCTGTTCGGGGCTGACGGCGACGACCTGGCCCAGGCCCAAAGCCGCAAGAATGCCCGTATCCTGTCCCGCCTGGGAGAGGGGGAGCAGGTGCTGGAGATCGGCTGCGGCTGGGGCGGCTTTGCCGAACAGGCCAGTGCCGAGGGCCGCCACGTGACCGGCGTCACCATTTCGCGCAATCAGCACAGCTATGCGGAATGCCGGCTGGACGGGCGCGCGAATATCCAGTTGCGGGACTACCGGGATATTGACGGCAGGTTCGGCAGCATCGTCTCGATCGAGATGATCGAGGCGGTCGGGGAGCGTTACTGGCCCGGTTATTTCGCCAAGCTGAAGACCAGCCTGGCCGAAGGCGGGCGGGTTCTGCTGCAGGCGATCACCGTAAGGGATGACTTTTTCCAGACCTACCGGACCTCTTCCGACTACATCCGGCAGTATGTGTTTCCCGGCGGCATGCTGCTGTCCGATCAGGTGATTGCAGAGCAGGCAGAATCTGCCGGGCTGCAGGTTGCGGACAGTTTCGCCTTTGGCCAGGACTACGGCAAAACCTGCCGCATCTGGGCCAAGCGCCTGGCAGGCCAGAAACGCAGGATCATGGCGCTGGGATACGGCGAGGCGTTTTTCCGCAACTGGCAGTATTATCTGGAGATCTGCGCCGCCTCCTTTGCCGTCGGCCACACCAATGTGGTGCAGGTGGAGCTGGCCCATGCGTAG
- a CDS encoding MFS transporter: MIYPRVSLFAMMLASAGIPLYIHLPQFAAVELGIGLGALGGILLAIRLVDLVQDPLIGWIVDRWPGAQLKFAMLAAGGLALGFPLLFSLTPGPGVILQLVLVLIGLFTAYSLGMILLYGRSATLAARAEPRELLTLAGFREGGMLGGVLLAAIAPAVLVRLGAPGQGYAVFGFVLGGFALAAAVLTRPVWTRPAVTGQPLSVVALARAGALRLLVLALLNSLPVALTSTLFLFFADDRLNLAGYAGGLLVLFFLAAGLSVPFWAWLSRRAGPKQTLLIAMPLAIASFAGAAFLGPGSLPGFALICAASGAALGADMVLLPAMFSIALTKAGLNASTAFGIWSFAGKLALALAAALALPLLEHHGFRPGADNSRQALGALNLAYAVLPCVLKTAAFAFALTLPEERPAA; the protein is encoded by the coding sequence ATGATTTACCCGCGGGTCAGCCTCTTTGCGATGATGCTCGCCTCGGCGGGGATCCCGCTGTACATCCACCTGCCGCAGTTTGCGGCGGTGGAGCTGGGCATCGGCCTGGGCGCGCTTGGCGGTATCCTGCTGGCGATCCGGCTGGTGGATCTGGTGCAGGATCCGCTGATCGGCTGGATCGTCGACCGCTGGCCCGGTGCACAGCTGAAGTTCGCAATGCTGGCGGCGGGCGGGCTGGCCCTCGGGTTTCCGCTGCTGTTCAGCCTTACTCCCGGGCCGGGGGTGATACTGCAGCTGGTGCTGGTGCTGATCGGTCTGTTCACCGCCTACAGCCTGGGGATGATCCTGCTGTACGGCCGCAGCGCCACATTGGCGGCGCGCGCAGAGCCGCGCGAGCTGCTGACGCTGGCGGGGTTCCGCGAGGGCGGCATGCTGGGCGGCGTGCTATTGGCGGCAATTGCCCCCGCCGTTCTGGTGCGCCTTGGCGCGCCGGGGCAGGGCTATGCCGTGTTCGGGTTTGTGCTGGGCGGCTTTGCCCTGGCTGCCGCGGTTCTGACGCGGCCGGTCTGGACCCGGCCTGCGGTGACCGGGCAGCCGCTGTCGGTGGTGGCGCTGGCCAGGGCCGGGGCGCTGCGCCTGCTGGTTCTGGCGCTTCTCAACAGCCTGCCTGTGGCACTGACATCGACCCTGTTCCTGTTCTTTGCCGATGACCGGCTGAACCTGGCCGGATATGCCGGAGGGCTGCTGGTTCTGTTTTTCCTGGCCGCCGGGCTGAGCGTGCCGTTCTGGGCCTGGCTCAGCCGGCGGGCGGGGCCGAAACAGACGCTGCTGATCGCGATGCCGCTGGCCATCGCCAGCTTTGCAGGCGCCGCCTTTCTGGGGCCGGGCAGCCTGCCGGGGTTTGCCCTGATCTGCGCGGCGTCCGGTGCTGCCCTTGGGGCCGACATGGTTCTGCTGCCTGCGATGTTCAGCATCGCCCTGACCAAAGCGGGGCTGAATGCCTCCACCGCGTTCGGCATCTGGTCCTTTGCCGGAAAGCTGGCGCTGGCGCTGGCGGCCGCCCTGGCGCTTCCGCTGCTGGAACACCACGGTTTCCGGCCCGGCGCGGACAACAGCCGGCAGGCGCTTGGCGCCCTCAACCTGGCCTATGCCGTGCTGCCCTGCGTCCTGAAAACAGCCGCCTTTGCCTTTGCACTCACCCTGCCAGAAGAAAGACCTGCCGCATGA
- a CDS encoding DUF3833 family protein has protein sequence MKLLIAILLIALVAMIAKTYWLSFRFQSPEDYADTGPQFVLNKHLSGEFMSEGLIFGPSGKMTSSFVAKMVGDWDGDTGTLSEEFTYSNGVTQSRKWFLTLGPGSTFTATAEDLAGEAQGVVSGSTVRLSYEIILPDSAGGHVLKATDWMYLTANGVIMNKSEMRKFGLKVAELAATIRPVQ, from the coding sequence ATGAAACTCCTGATCGCCATCCTGTTGATCGCGCTTGTTGCGATGATTGCAAAAACCTATTGGCTGAGCTTCCGCTTCCAGTCGCCCGAAGATTATGCAGACACCGGTCCGCAGTTTGTTCTGAACAAACACCTGTCCGGTGAATTTATGTCGGAAGGGCTGATCTTTGGGCCCAGCGGCAAAATGACCAGCAGTTTTGTCGCAAAGATGGTTGGGGACTGGGACGGCGATACCGGCACGCTGAGCGAAGAATTCACCTATTCCAACGGCGTGACCCAGAGCCGCAAATGGTTTCTGACTCTTGGCCCCGGCAGCACGTTCACTGCCACGGCAGAGGATCTGGCGGGTGAAGCACAGGGCGTTGTGTCAGGTTCGACAGTGCGGCTGAGTTATGAGATCATCCTGCCGGACAGCGCCGGGGGCCATGTTTTGAAGGCCACGGACTGGATGTATCTGACCGCCAACGGGGTGATCATGAACAAATCCGAAATGCGCAAATTCGGCCTGAAAGTTGCCGAACTGGCTGCCACCATACGTCCCGTGCAGTAA
- a CDS encoding type II toxin-antitoxin system HipA family toxin produces the protein MTLQVPVYYAQFLVGRIAVHDDGTIGFAYTPEWISTPRAFPISVLMPLGPDPFPNRVTAPWLANLLPEEQQLETLSRSLGLSRTDAVALLREIGGDTAGALSFDSPSLQDQWDYVLLTDYYRTSSPQDALQAHFNDLAQRPFLAGADGVRLSLAGGQQKSALAVLDADGRPVLQLPEDGSRLAIPRNGAPSTVILKPDNPRLPGIVENELYCLTLAQKTGIPAAQAASIALGVRSAICVLRYDRHLSASGRIQRLHQEDFAQATATPPGRKYEVGSVPGFTLANLFTAAGHLEPRDVLNLFDQFAFNILVANTDAHAKNYSILHRLGPSVALAPLYDVSTVLPWPAVNQYFAQKIGGRKRKPADVTPDHFAQIAAELGFRPAEVLNRVTRLVDLMVQHRPAAEQHAAAQPGTAPGYVEQAANCAEQNALRILGRIPRA, from the coding sequence ATGACCCTTCAGGTTCCGGTCTACTATGCGCAGTTTCTGGTTGGCCGCATCGCGGTTCATGACGACGGCACCATAGGGTTTGCCTACACTCCGGAATGGATCAGCACCCCCCGCGCCTTCCCCATTTCGGTGCTGATGCCGCTCGGGCCTGACCCGTTTCCGAACCGGGTTACGGCCCCCTGGCTGGCCAACCTGCTGCCGGAAGAACAGCAGCTGGAAACCCTCAGCCGCTCGCTCGGCCTGTCCAGAACCGATGCGGTGGCCCTGCTGCGCGAAATCGGCGGCGACACCGCCGGGGCGCTGTCCTTTGACAGCCCCTCCCTGCAGGACCAGTGGGACTATGTCCTGCTGACGGATTACTACCGCACCTCCAGCCCCCAAGACGCCCTGCAGGCGCATTTCAACGACCTGGCCCAGCGGCCGTTTCTGGCCGGGGCCGACGGGGTCCGCCTGTCGCTGGCCGGCGGGCAGCAGAAATCCGCCCTCGCCGTTCTGGACGCGGACGGGCGCCCGGTGCTGCAGCTGCCGGAGGACGGCAGCAGGCTGGCCATTCCCAGAAACGGCGCCCCCTCGACCGTTATCCTCAAGCCGGACAACCCGCGGCTGCCGGGCATCGTTGAAAATGAGCTCTACTGCCTGACGCTTGCGCAAAAGACCGGCATCCCCGCCGCGCAGGCCGCCTCGATCGCCCTCGGGGTCCGGTCGGCCATTTGCGTCCTGCGCTATGACCGGCACCTGTCCGCCTCCGGGCGCATCCAGCGCCTGCATCAGGAGGATTTTGCCCAGGCCACAGCCACTCCGCCGGGGCGCAAGTATGAGGTCGGATCGGTGCCGGGCTTCACCCTCGCCAATCTGTTCACCGCCGCCGGGCATCTGGAGCCCAGGGATGTGCTCAACCTGTTTGATCAGTTCGCCTTCAACATCCTGGTGGCCAACACCGACGCCCACGCCAAGAATTATTCCATATTGCACCGGCTTGGCCCGTCGGTTGCGCTTGCCCCGCTCTACGATGTCTCCACCGTCCTGCCCTGGCCCGCGGTGAACCAGTATTTCGCCCAGAAAATCGGCGGCCGCAAACGCAAACCCGCTGACGTGACACCGGACCACTTTGCGCAGATCGCGGCCGAGCTTGGCTTCCGCCCCGCCGAAGTCCTGAACCGCGTCACCCGGCTGGTGGATCTGATGGTGCAACACCGGCCCGCAGCCGAACAGCATGCCGCCGCGCAGCCGGGCACCGCGCCGGGTTATGTGGAACAGGCCGCAAACTGCGCCGAGCAGAACGCCCTCAGGATCCTGGGCCGGATCCCGCGGGCCTGA
- a CDS encoding helix-turn-helix domain-containing protein produces the protein MTDQKHPELIRLGQSIRSIRKDKGLSLTQLAQLTGASVSALSTIETGTRDARASTLYRIAKALRVPAAELFEASPADAPHTGTASGYDLGDLE, from the coding sequence ATGACCGATCAGAAACACCCGGAGCTGATCCGCCTTGGCCAGTCCATCCGCAGCATCCGCAAGGACAAGGGCCTCAGCCTGACCCAGCTTGCGCAATTGACCGGGGCCAGCGTTTCGGCGCTCTCCACAATCGAAACCGGCACCCGCGACGCGCGGGCCTCGACCCTGTACCGGATCGCCAAGGCCCTGCGCGTGCCCGCGGCAGAACTGTTCGAAGCGTCCCCGGCCGATGCTCCGCACACCGGCACCGCCAGCGGCTACGACCTTGGAGACCTGGAATGA
- a CDS encoding DUF2218 domain-containing protein, whose amino-acid sequence MLTDTGRFDTPDAAKYLQQLCKHFAHKVEVQFDATDKTGHGTVALGMGPATLRATAQELTADVTAPTAEELDHARQIIDNHLARFAFREEFKNMIWQSATAPA is encoded by the coding sequence ATGCTCACCGACACAGGCCGTTTTGACACCCCGGATGCAGCAAAATACCTGCAGCAGCTCTGCAAGCATTTCGCCCATAAGGTCGAGGTGCAATTCGACGCCACCGATAAAACCGGCCACGGCACCGTGGCGCTGGGAATGGGCCCCGCAACCCTGCGCGCAACCGCTCAGGAACTGACCGCCGATGTCACCGCCCCGACCGCTGAGGAGCTGGATCATGCGCGCCAGATCATCGACAACCACCTTGCCCGCTTTGCCTTCCGCGAAGAATTCAAGAACATGATCTGGCAGTCCGCAACAGCCCCGGCGTAA